Proteins encoded in a region of the Paenibacillus pedocola genome:
- a CDS encoding BglG family transcription antiterminator: MRKVTARQRQIIWLLLGVNEEITAAEIAEGTGVSVRTVHREMEDIEQTLADFGLDLIRKSGKGIQLSGPEDGLAELRLFLRQEKPAEYSGEERKIYELCSLLEAEEPVKLFTLAHWLKVTVATVSYDLDELEPWVRKFNLQLVRRRGYGVEITGSEIDKRRAIGRLAAEHLDLSDLVGHAPQMASSPVFRILLLTVGKSNLLDVENTLWDMEWQWTAELPEIVYMEMLLGLAVTTRRIAIGKGIESGGDTGYPRMSDHRNIAGAEQFVQRLGPALEEDIPRVEILYIAGLFDRAQDSFSAGGIAYGDIELMETVYKLTESVIRRTGLPFQSDRSLREGLLEHMEPAFKRLREGTRIRNPLLGPIRKDYDYLFQIVRAAVEDLQLELEIPDEEIAFLVMHFGASIERLNQLKRSVRAILVCASGLSSSRLLATRLAKEMPQIEILGNISWYEAARLPEVDYDLIISTIDLPLDKERYIKISPLLTGDEIEKLLSYIQNITLRERESVPKSETDRTGREVSALDRLKSYKGILDETVSLLERFRFYPLDNEGIPLDATISAMLDFLKGSGVIGDADILLERLLERERMSSQVIPDTGLALFHTRSSHIHMSSLTLYRLKQPVVLEGNTEVRVILLMLAPRKLSKESLEVLSEISAMLLNSELVKLLEERTEAEIRGYLSSELLHFFENKM, translated from the coding sequence ATGAGGAAAGTTACCGCCAGACAGCGCCAGATTATCTGGCTGCTGCTCGGCGTAAATGAAGAAATCACAGCCGCCGAAATCGCCGAGGGTACGGGGGTAAGCGTAAGAACCGTTCACCGCGAGATGGAAGACATAGAGCAGACACTTGCGGATTTCGGTCTGGATCTTATCCGGAAATCAGGGAAGGGCATTCAGCTGAGCGGACCGGAGGACGGTCTTGCAGAGCTGAGGCTGTTCCTGCGGCAGGAAAAGCCGGCAGAATACTCCGGCGAGGAACGCAAGATATATGAGCTGTGTTCGCTGCTGGAGGCTGAAGAGCCGGTGAAGCTGTTTACACTGGCTCACTGGCTGAAAGTGACAGTAGCCACCGTGAGCTATGATCTGGATGAACTGGAGCCCTGGGTCCGCAAATTCAACCTGCAGCTGGTCCGCAGGAGGGGTTACGGCGTTGAAATCACAGGCAGTGAGATTGACAAACGGCGGGCGATCGGCCGGCTGGCAGCCGAACATCTGGACCTTTCCGATCTGGTAGGTCATGCTCCGCAGATGGCCAGCAGTCCGGTGTTCCGGATTCTGCTCTTGACGGTCGGCAAAAGCAATCTCCTGGATGTGGAGAACACGTTATGGGATATGGAGTGGCAGTGGACCGCTGAGCTCCCGGAAATTGTATATATGGAAATGCTGCTTGGGCTGGCGGTAACCACCAGACGGATTGCTATTGGCAAGGGGATCGAAAGCGGCGGTGATACGGGCTACCCCAGAATGTCCGACCACCGGAATATTGCCGGTGCGGAGCAATTTGTACAGCGGCTCGGACCGGCCCTTGAAGAAGACATTCCCCGGGTAGAGATTCTGTATATCGCGGGATTATTCGACAGGGCACAGGATTCGTTCTCCGCCGGCGGTATTGCCTACGGTGACATTGAACTGATGGAGACAGTCTACAAGCTGACCGAAAGTGTGATCAGGCGGACGGGACTGCCGTTCCAAAGCGACCGCTCCCTGCGGGAAGGGCTGCTGGAGCATATGGAGCCGGCATTCAAGCGGCTGCGCGAGGGTACCCGGATCCGCAATCCGCTGCTGGGCCCGATCCGTAAGGATTATGATTATTTATTTCAGATTGTCCGGGCTGCGGTGGAGGATCTGCAGCTGGAGCTGGAGATTCCCGATGAGGAAATTGCCTTTCTGGTCATGCATTTCGGCGCTTCCATCGAAAGGCTGAATCAGCTGAAACGCAGTGTGCGGGCCATCCTGGTCTGTGCCAGCGGGCTCAGCTCCTCCCGGCTGCTGGCCACCCGCCTGGCCAAGGAGATGCCGCAGATTGAAATTCTAGGGAATATCTCCTGGTATGAAGCTGCGCGCCTGCCGGAGGTTGACTACGATCTGATTATTTCTACCATTGATTTGCCGCTGGACAAAGAGCGCTATATCAAAATCAGTCCCTTGCTTACCGGGGACGAGATAGAGAAGCTGTTAAGCTACATCCAGAATATTACGCTGCGGGAACGGGAGAGCGTTCCCAAAAGCGAGACAGACAGGACGGGACGCGAGGTTAGTGCGCTTGACCGTTTGAAGAGCTACAAGGGCATTCTGGATGAAACGGTCAGTCTGCTGGAGCGGTTCCGCTTTTATCCGCTGGATAACGAAGGAATTCCTCTAGACGCTACGATTTCTGCGATGCTTGATTTCCTGAAGGGCAGCGGGGTAATCGGCGATGCCGACATCCTGCTGGAGCGGCTCCTGGAGCGGGAAAGAATGTCCAGTCAGGTCATACCGGATACGGGGCTGGCACTCTTTCATACCCGGAGCAGCCACATCCATATGTCCTCCTTAACCTTGTACCGCCTGAAGCAGCCGGTTGTGCTGGAGGGGAATACCGAGGTGAGGGTCATTCTGCTGATGCTTGCCCCGCGCAAGCTGTCCAAGGAGAGTCTGGAAGTGCTCAGTGAAATCAGTGCGATGCTGCTGAATTCTGAACTGGTGAAGCTGCTTGAGGAACGGACAGAAGCCGAGATCAGGGGTTATTTATCGTCTGAACTGCTACATTTCTTCGAAAATAAAATGTGA
- a CDS encoding PTS sugar transporter subunit IIA encodes MSILSENKVIMNGAAKDKYEAITMAGKLLVEAGHVTEEYVPKMLEREEVVSTYMGGGLAIPHGTKEARPFIKSTGLSVIRFPDGVDFGGDEPAFVVIGIAAAGDGHMEVLTNVAMIFTEDDAIERVMSAPTPADVIAIFEGGLE; translated from the coding sequence ATGAGTATACTGTCAGAAAACAAAGTAATAATGAACGGTGCCGCCAAAGATAAATACGAAGCGATCACTATGGCCGGCAAACTGCTGGTAGAAGCAGGACATGTAACGGAAGAATACGTACCGAAAATGCTTGAACGCGAGGAAGTTGTATCGACCTATATGGGCGGTGGTCTTGCGATTCCCCACGGAACGAAAGAAGCGAGACCATTCATTAAATCTACCGGCCTCTCCGTAATCCGGTTTCCGGACGGTGTTGATTTCGGCGGTGATGAGCCTGCTTTTGTTGTGATCGGCATTGCTGCCGCAGGTGACGGGCATATGGAAGTGCTGACGAACGTAGCTATGATCTTCACGGAAGATGATGCGATTGAGCGGGTAATGAGCGCTCCTACCCCGGCGGATGTCATCGCGATCTTTGAAGGAGGACTGGAATAA
- a CDS encoding PTS mannitol transporter subunit IICB, protein MATTATTPATKTSSGGARVKLQQFGRILSGMVLPNIGAFIAWGLITALFIPTGWIPNETLAALVGPMITYLLPLLIGYTGGTMVHGKRGGVIAATVTMGVIVGTSVPMFLGAMVVGPLSAWILKQFDKAVDGKIKAGFEMLVNNFSLGIIGGALTLGALKGIGPVIQSLTDVLADGVQVLVDHNLLPLVNIIIEPAKVLFLNNAINQGILSPIGVGEAAKVGKSILFMLESNPGPGLGILLAYWLFGKGSAKSSAPGAIIIHFLGGIHEIYFPYILMNPRLILAVIGGGMSGTFTFQMLGAGLVASPSPGSIFAYFAMTPKGGYVPMLAGVIVATAVSFVLASLLLKTVKKTDEDEMDLEEAAARVKNMKAAGAVSGAASAAAVNTSANVRSKSEVNKIVFACDAGMGSSAMGASVLRKKLQNAGVNITVVNSAVSEIPADADIVVTQKTLTDRAIASNPNAEHISIDNFLKSPKYDELVERLK, encoded by the coding sequence ATGGCCACAACAGCAACAACGCCAGCAACGAAAACCTCATCCGGCGGTGCTAGGGTGAAGCTTCAACAATTCGGCCGCATCCTCAGCGGTATGGTATTGCCGAACATCGGCGCCTTTATCGCATGGGGTTTGATTACGGCATTATTCATTCCAACAGGTTGGATTCCAAATGAAACCTTAGCTGCTCTGGTAGGTCCAATGATCACTTACCTGCTGCCGCTGCTAATCGGTTATACCGGCGGTACCATGGTCCACGGCAAACGCGGGGGCGTTATCGCCGCTACCGTGACGATGGGGGTTATCGTAGGTACAAGTGTTCCAATGTTCCTCGGCGCTATGGTCGTCGGTCCTCTGTCCGCATGGATTCTGAAACAGTTTGACAAAGCAGTTGACGGTAAAATCAAAGCCGGCTTCGAAATGCTGGTTAACAACTTCTCGCTCGGTATTATCGGCGGCGCGCTGACACTTGGCGCACTTAAAGGGATCGGACCCGTCATTCAATCACTGACCGACGTCCTTGCTGACGGAGTTCAGGTGCTGGTCGATCATAACCTGCTGCCGCTCGTGAACATCATCATTGAGCCGGCAAAAGTACTGTTCCTGAACAACGCAATTAACCAAGGTATTCTCAGTCCTATCGGTGTAGGTGAAGCTGCTAAAGTAGGTAAATCCATCCTGTTCATGCTGGAATCCAATCCGGGTCCAGGTCTGGGTATCCTGCTCGCTTACTGGCTGTTTGGTAAAGGTTCTGCTAAATCCTCCGCTCCGGGTGCGATTATCATCCACTTCCTTGGCGGTATCCATGAAATTTACTTCCCGTACATCCTGATGAACCCGCGTCTGATTCTGGCTGTTATCGGTGGCGGTATGTCCGGTACATTCACTTTCCAAATGCTTGGTGCAGGTCTGGTTGCTTCTCCATCGCCTGGTAGTATCTTTGCATATTTCGCAATGACGCCTAAAGGCGGATATGTTCCAATGCTCGCCGGTGTAATCGTTGCTACTGCAGTTTCCTTTGTCCTGGCTTCGCTGCTCCTGAAGACTGTGAAGAAGACAGATGAGGACGAAATGGATCTGGAAGAAGCAGCAGCAAGAGTGAAAAACATGAAGGCTGCCGGCGCTGTATCCGGAGCAGCATCTGCTGCAGCAGTAAATACATCCGCTAATGTTCGCAGCAAGTCCGAGGTTAACAAGATTGTCTTCGCTTGTGATGCAGGAATGGGCTCCAGTGCCATGGGTGCTTCCGTTCTGCGGAAGAAGCTGCAGAATGCCGGTGTTAACATTACTGTTGTGAATTCAGCAGTCAGCGAAATTCCTGCCGATGCGGATATCGTTGTAACCCAGAAAACGTTGACAGACCGCGCCATTGCAAGCAATCCGAATGCAGAGCATATTTCAATTGATAACTTCCTTAAGAGCCCTAAATACGATGAGCTGGTGGAACGTTTAAAGTAA
- a CDS encoding mannitol-1-phosphate 5-dehydrogenase encodes MKAVHFGAGNIGRGFIGLLLSQAGYEVCFVDVNEAFVAQLKERGEYPVTLASDGQETVLVKNVTALSSVTQADEVAAAIAEADLVTTAVGVSILKHIAGVVAEGIQRRAGVSDSPLHVIACENAIGGSAQLKELVYAKLDEATRAKADASVAFPNAAVDRIVPLQQHEDILKVVVEPFYEWVVDASQMIPGYTPVEGVHYVENLEPYIERKLFTVNTGHCSAAYLGYLRGYETIQQAMADEGLTGLVREVLEETGAVLVQKHGFDEAEHSKYIDKNLERFRNPALTDEVSRVGRSPIRKLSPNDRLVSPALQAYERGLSYKALTRSMAGAMLFQASDDPEAVELQAAIAELGAEAALTKYTGLAADHEVHQSVMAEYGKLK; translated from the coding sequence ATGAAGGCCGTTCATTTTGGTGCAGGCAATATCGGCAGAGGATTCATTGGACTGCTGCTGTCACAAGCAGGCTACGAGGTCTGTTTCGTTGATGTGAATGAAGCTTTTGTGGCTCAGCTTAAGGAACGCGGGGAATATCCGGTGACACTGGCCAGCGACGGACAGGAAACGGTACTGGTGAAGAATGTAACCGCTCTGAGCAGTGTTACCCAAGCTGATGAGGTGGCTGCAGCGATTGCCGAAGCGGATCTGGTTACGACCGCTGTCGGTGTTTCCATTCTGAAGCATATTGCCGGTGTTGTGGCAGAGGGAATCCAGAGACGGGCCGGCGTTTCAGATTCGCCGCTGCATGTGATCGCCTGCGAGAATGCCATTGGCGGCAGCGCACAGCTCAAAGAGCTGGTCTATGCGAAGCTGGATGAAGCCACCCGCGCTAAAGCGGATGCTTCTGTAGCTTTTCCGAATGCGGCCGTAGACCGGATTGTGCCGCTGCAGCAGCATGAGGATATTTTGAAAGTAGTAGTGGAGCCTTTCTATGAGTGGGTAGTGGATGCTTCACAGATGATCCCGGGTTATACTCCGGTTGAAGGTGTGCATTATGTAGAGAACCTTGAGCCTTATATTGAACGCAAGCTGTTCACCGTGAACACCGGACACTGCTCTGCAGCATATCTGGGCTACCTGCGGGGCTACGAGACCATCCAGCAGGCTATGGCTGATGAGGGCCTGACTGGACTGGTACGCGAAGTTCTGGAAGAAACAGGCGCCGTCCTGGTTCAAAAGCATGGCTTCGACGAAGCTGAACACAGCAAATATATCGACAAAAACCTGGAGCGTTTCCGGAATCCGGCCCTGACCGATGAAGTATCGCGTGTAGGCCGCTCGCCGATCCGCAAGCTGTCCCCGAATGACCGTCTGGTATCGCCGGCTCTTCAGGCTTATGAACGTGGCCTTAGCTACAAGGCTCTGACCCGTTCCATGGCGGGAGCTATGCTGTTCCAGGCAAGTGATGATCCGGAAGCCGTGGAGCTTCAGGCAGCTATTGCCGAGCTTGGTGCAGAAGCAGCGCTTACGAAATACACCGGCCTGGCTGCAGATCATGAGGTGCACCAGTCCGTGATGGCGGAATACGGCAAACTGAAATAA
- a CDS encoding GerAB/ArcD/ProY family transporter — protein MLDKGKISGLQMALLLYPAIMATFFLTLPSSTAYYARNDMWMTGILSAFFGVLVIYIATKLHELFPGKTIIQQSEHIIGVLPGKVIGFLFFFYSIHVAGLITRMYAEFVTGQFFFKTPLLLIIALMVLLASIAVRGGIEVMARCAVIFTPIFIFPLLLLLLLFPDLELHNIFPVLSRGILPVLQATALPQAWVSELFFISFFLPSLNSPAKGRKWGNITLAAVLLSIIYVNLITLFLLGPDAANKTYPVLVTFRYISVYGIFENLESLLLAMWIFGNFIKICVFLYVAVVSFAQVLRLSDYRPVVFPMGILTIVFSFWGIPDASVLGEYIRYVGPFEIPAVMLLIPFLLLLIARMRRSGTAKK, from the coding sequence ATGCTTGATAAAGGGAAAATATCAGGATTACAAATGGCGCTGCTGCTGTATCCGGCCATAATGGCTACCTTTTTTCTAACCCTGCCATCCAGTACGGCCTACTATGCCCGAAATGATATGTGGATGACAGGGATTCTCTCCGCCTTTTTTGGAGTTCTTGTTATATATATTGCGACAAAGCTGCATGAACTTTTTCCCGGTAAGACGATTATCCAGCAAAGTGAACACATTATTGGCGTCCTGCCCGGTAAAGTGATCGGCTTTCTTTTCTTTTTCTATTCGATCCATGTGGCAGGACTGATTACCCGTATGTATGCCGAATTTGTAACAGGGCAATTCTTTTTTAAAACACCACTCCTGCTGATCATTGCCTTAATGGTATTGCTTGCCTCCATTGCTGTCCGGGGCGGAATAGAGGTAATGGCGAGATGTGCTGTCATTTTTACACCAATCTTTATTTTCCCTCTTTTACTGCTTCTGCTTCTCTTTCCCGACTTGGAGCTGCATAACATTTTTCCTGTTCTTAGCCGCGGGATCCTTCCTGTGCTGCAAGCAACGGCCTTACCTCAGGCCTGGGTCAGCGAATTATTTTTCATATCCTTTTTTTTGCCCAGCCTGAACTCTCCGGCTAAAGGCAGAAAGTGGGGGAATATCACATTAGCAGCGGTCCTGCTCAGTATTATTTATGTCAACCTGATAACTCTCTTTTTATTAGGACCCGATGCCGCAAACAAAACCTATCCCGTTCTGGTCACCTTCCGTTATATTAGCGTCTACGGTATTTTTGAAAATTTAGAGTCTCTGCTGCTCGCGATGTGGATCTTCGGGAACTTTATCAAAATATGTGTTTTCTTATATGTTGCGGTAGTCTCCTTTGCACAAGTCCTGCGGTTATCCGATTACCGTCCTGTGGTCTTTCCGATGGGAATTTTGACGATCGTGTTCAGCTTTTGGGGGATTCCGGATGCATCCGTTTTAGGGGAATATATAAGGTACGTAGGTCCATTCGAAATACCTGCCGTAATGCTCTTAATCCCTTTTCTGCTGCTCCTTATAGCACGCATGCGCAGAAGTGGAACTGCAAAGAAGTAG
- a CDS encoding RNA polymerase sigma factor: MDLHNEAMAMRLAQMCEGDTAAFDEFYACYAPFIMQIAYRVTQEQMEAEDICHDIMLEVLRRGHAYDPSRGSIKSWLAVMTRSRCIDKLRRRAKTEPLADPDLLRRDETGPAEEDPAVRRFQREALRSALSGLPLNQKQAIVGSYFEAHTHQELAETWSVPLGTVKSWIKYGVANMRKQFIKQGWVDQPEGGAEHEPSLKRKR, translated from the coding sequence ATGGACCTGCACAACGAGGCGATGGCCATGCGGCTGGCGCAGATGTGCGAGGGGGATACAGCGGCCTTTGATGAATTTTATGCCTGTTATGCCCCGTTCATTATGCAGATTGCATACAGAGTGACCCAGGAGCAGATGGAAGCAGAGGACATCTGTCACGATATTATGCTGGAGGTGCTGCGCCGAGGCCATGCCTACGATCCGTCACGCGGTTCCATCAAGTCCTGGCTCGCAGTTATGACCCGCAGCCGCTGCATAGACAAGCTTCGCCGCAGGGCAAAGACAGAGCCGCTCGCCGATCCGGATCTGCTACGCAGGGACGAGACCGGACCTGCGGAAGAGGATCCGGCAGTACGCAGATTCCAGCGCGAAGCGTTACGTTCAGCCCTGAGCGGCCTTCCCTTGAACCAGAAGCAGGCCATTGTCGGCTCGTATTTCGAGGCGCACACTCATCAGGAACTGGCAGAAACCTGGAGTGTACCGCTGGGTACGGTCAAATCCTGGATTAAGTATGGCGTCGCTAATATGCGGAAGCAGTTCATTAAGCAGGGCTGGGTGGACCAGCCGGAAGGAGGCGCAGAGCATGAACCGTCACTCAAACGAAAACGTTGA
- a CDS encoding anti-sigma factor, translating to MNRHSNENVDPIYSRDRAGNALRHFSEAEWIDWIGMDITGKKREDMHIHLTLCAECRELYEVWLPLLADPSPEPVSLTEGGYAAVDQATAPHLFPADAVRRKLRRKVQRTGWRRRLATAAVKPAFYRSAAALGACALAGLLVLGLFGTEQGSTTERSRYVSNYEPQALGVLNRPETVSYPLDRSRDDQFTGNVWYNGHSNELFVLIEDLMLQEGHSIQAWAVNGSRRDTLGLVQIEAAKGHLYVKGTQLGEADNIALTVEPPGGSERPTSPDAVWVHLIKR from the coding sequence ATGAACCGTCACTCAAACGAAAACGTTGATCCAATTTACAGCAGAGACAGAGCCGGTAATGCTCTGCGCCACTTCAGCGAAGCAGAATGGATTGATTGGATTGGCATGGACATTACAGGCAAAAAACGCGAGGATATGCATATTCACTTAACACTCTGCGCGGAATGCCGTGAGCTGTATGAGGTATGGCTTCCGCTGCTGGCTGATCCGTCTCCGGAGCCAGTTTCCCTGACGGAAGGTGGTTACGCTGCTGTGGATCAGGCCACCGCTCCCCACCTGTTCCCTGCGGATGCTGTCCGCCGGAAGCTTAGACGGAAGGTTCAGCGAACCGGATGGCGGCGCAGGCTGGCTACAGCTGCTGTCAAACCGGCTTTCTACAGAAGTGCTGCTGCCTTGGGTGCATGTGCACTGGCTGGTCTTCTGGTTCTGGGATTGTTCGGAACTGAACAAGGCAGCACTACCGAACGTAGCCGCTATGTCAGCAACTATGAACCGCAGGCATTAGGTGTGCTAAACCGGCCGGAGACTGTTTCCTACCCGCTGGACCGGAGCCGTGATGACCAGTTTACCGGCAATGTATGGTACAACGGCCACTCCAACGAACTCTTCGTGCTGATTGAGGATTTAATGCTGCAGGAAGGCCATTCCATACAGGCGTGGGCGGTAAACGGCAGCCGGCGGGATACGCTGGGGCTGGTGCAGATTGAAGCTGCCAAGGGGCATTTATACGTGAAGGGGACACAGCTTGGTGAAGCGGACAATATCGCACTGACAGTCGAACCTCCCGGCGGCAGTGAACGGCCTACCTCTCCTGATGCTGTCTGGGTACATCTGATTAAACGTTAA
- a CDS encoding GH1 family beta-glucosidase yields MTKIVFPEGFTWGAATAAYQIEGAYQEDGRGLSIWDTFSRIPGKVVNADNGDIACDSYHRYPEDIALMKELGIKAYRFSMAWPRIFPQGTGEVNLKGLEYYHSFVDMLLENGIEPVCTLYHWDLPQALQDQGGWTNRSTIDAFNGYCGTVFREFQGKIKQWYTVNEPWCASFLSEYYGEHAPGNRDLQTALDVAHHLLVAHGRAVRTFRELGMEGQIGYAPNVTWMEPYSTRQEDIDACRRQTGWFLEWFMDPVFKGEYPAFLVEWFKKAGAELHIEDGDMELISEPIDILGINYYNGTVARHDAEGGLMHIRTLDMGYEHTDIGWPIYPQGFYTVLSRIHELYGDIPIYITENGACYNDEPVDGVVADQRRIDFIHKHLIQLERSIASGIPVKGYYSWSLMDNFEWAFGYTMRFGLIHVDYKTLARTKKDSFYWYQDTIARNGVEI; encoded by the coding sequence ATGACTAAAATTGTATTTCCGGAAGGATTCACCTGGGGGGCCGCGACGGCCGCCTATCAAATCGAAGGTGCTTACCAGGAGGACGGGCGCGGCTTGTCCATCTGGGATACCTTCTCCCGCATCCCTGGCAAGGTGGTTAACGCCGATAATGGCGATATAGCCTGTGACAGCTACCACCGTTATCCTGAGGACATCGCCCTGATGAAGGAGCTTGGCATCAAAGCCTACCGTTTCTCGATGGCCTGGCCGCGTATTTTTCCGCAAGGAACCGGAGAAGTGAACCTTAAAGGTCTTGAATATTATCATTCCTTTGTAGACATGCTGCTGGAGAATGGCATAGAACCGGTATGTACGCTGTATCATTGGGATCTGCCGCAGGCGCTTCAGGATCAGGGCGGCTGGACGAACCGCAGCACTATTGATGCTTTTAACGGATATTGCGGGACGGTGTTCCGGGAGTTTCAAGGGAAAATCAAACAGTGGTACACCGTAAATGAACCGTGGTGCGCGTCCTTTTTGTCGGAATACTATGGTGAACATGCTCCGGGAAATAGGGATTTACAGACTGCTCTGGATGTGGCCCATCATCTGCTGGTAGCACACGGAAGAGCTGTACGGACATTCAGGGAGCTTGGCATGGAAGGCCAGATCGGATATGCGCCCAATGTAACCTGGATGGAGCCATACAGTACCCGCCAGGAGGATATTGACGCCTGCAGACGGCAGACCGGCTGGTTCCTGGAATGGTTCATGGACCCCGTTTTCAAGGGCGAATATCCTGCATTTCTGGTGGAATGGTTCAAGAAGGCGGGAGCAGAGCTGCATATTGAGGACGGGGATATGGAGCTCATCAGCGAGCCGATCGATATTCTTGGCATCAACTATTATAACGGCACGGTGGCGCGGCATGATGCGGAAGGCGGATTAATGCATATCCGTACGCTGGATATGGGGTATGAACATACGGATATCGGCTGGCCGATTTATCCGCAAGGCTTTTATACGGTGCTTAGCCGGATCCACGAATTATATGGGGATATTCCCATTTACATTACCGAGAACGGGGCCTGCTACAACGATGAACCGGTGGATGGCGTGGTTGCGGACCAGAGACGGATTGATTTTATCCATAAACATCTGATTCAGCTGGAGCGCAGCATTGCCTCAGGCATCCCGGTCAAAGGCTATTATTCCTGGTCGCTGATGGACAATTTTGAATGGGCCTTCGGCTACACCATGCGTTTTGGCCTGATTCATGTGGATTACAAGACTCTGGCAAGAACGAAAAAGGACAGCTTCTACTGGTATCAGGATACGATCGCACGCAACGGGGTTGAAATCTGA
- a CDS encoding COG1470 family protein translates to MLKKTAKPLAALLILMLAALGWYTNAGLEKAAADGTLELYTPYVELSAAPGESVSYPIDVINHGTSTAKAAISFDAGGNFWKYELTAGGRQVQQLAVKGGETQNVTLQLEVPLEINKGSYSFAVKTGAGETLPLKVNVSEQGTFKTELTVDQANMEGHSDTTFTYSAVLRNRTAQKQSYALTAQAEDGWDVRIKSDGNSVTSVELEAGAEKSISIEAKPPEQVKAGTYKIPVTASSGSTNTQAELEAVITGTYGIQLSTSNDVLSTDVKAGGERRVDLVITNTGSVPLEDVSLASQGTPTGWEVSFDPSTVRTIQPGATATTQAVIKSSGNSLPGDYVVSLTASSAAKSASADLRVTVKTSVFWGWIGVLIIAAVIAGIYYLFRRFGRR, encoded by the coding sequence ATGCTGAAAAAAACCGCAAAACCGCTTGCGGCACTGCTGATTCTGATGCTTGCCGCCCTGGGCTGGTACACCAATGCAGGCCTTGAGAAGGCTGCTGCGGACGGGACTCTGGAGCTGTATACCCCTTATGTGGAGCTGTCTGCAGCTCCGGGTGAATCCGTCTCCTACCCGATTGATGTAATCAATCACGGAACCTCTACCGCCAAAGCGGCCATTTCCTTTGATGCCGGGGGGAACTTCTGGAAGTATGAGCTTACCGCCGGCGGCCGTCAGGTTCAGCAGCTGGCAGTCAAGGGAGGAGAGACCCAGAACGTGACGCTTCAGCTGGAGGTGCCGCTGGAGATCAATAAGGGAAGCTACAGCTTTGCAGTCAAGACAGGCGCAGGGGAGACACTGCCGCTGAAGGTGAATGTCTCGGAGCAGGGGACCTTCAAAACGGAGCTGACGGTGGATCAGGCCAACATGGAGGGTCATTCCGATACGACGTTTACATACAGCGCGGTTCTGCGCAACCGTACAGCCCAGAAGCAGTCCTATGCCCTCACAGCGCAAGCTGAGGACGGCTGGGATGTGCGGATCAAGTCGGACGGCAACAGCGTTACTTCTGTGGAGCTGGAAGCCGGAGCTGAGAAGTCCATCAGCATCGAAGCCAAACCGCCGGAACAAGTTAAAGCCGGCACCTACAAAATACCGGTGACAGCATCGAGCGGCTCCACCAATACGCAGGCTGAACTGGAAGCAGTGATTACAGGTACTTACGGCATACAGCTCAGTACCTCAAATGATGTGCTGAGCACGGATGTCAAGGCAGGCGGAGAGCGCCGGGTGGATCTGGTGATTACCAATACCGGCAGCGTTCCACTGGAGGATGTCTCACTCGCTTCCCAGGGTACGCCGACCGGATGGGAGGTATCCTTCGATCCTTCAACCGTCCGTACTATCCAGCCTGGAGCTACCGCAACGACCCAGGCGGTTATCAAATCCAGCGGAAATTCGCTGCCCGGTGATTATGTAGTTAGCCTTACGGCTTCTTCCGCCGCGAAGTCAGCTTCGGCAGACCTCCGGGTTACCGTCAAAACCTCGGTCTTCTGGGGCTGGATAGGAGTGCTGATCATTGCCGCCGTAATCGCCGGTATTTACTATCTGTTCCGCAGATTCGGAAGACGGTGA